A genomic segment from candidate division TA06 bacterium encodes:
- a CDS encoding class I SAM-dependent methyltransferase, protein MNADIKRYQLFGWDYEHFSPLNENEVNWYKNYARKAGGPILELACGTGRLLTKLAENGFDVTGIDLSDKMIEVAGNNIGKLPKEIRNRIKLVKGDIRDFGMEQKFGLIVVADNSFRELRTREDQTTCLKTVLKHLSPKGAFLLTVRRFDLSSYTDSTREIPWSKPISDPSNSHKVSRKVKFTLSDDKRRVNGIYIYRIVDSQGTTRFEECPFVSPVLQEEDYFALLTEAGFKPELFYDFNDQKNNTGQTLCFVCGK, encoded by the coding sequence TTGAACGCAGATATTAAAAGATATCAATTATTCGGCTGGGATTACGAGCATTTCAGCCCGTTGAATGAAAATGAGGTCAATTGGTATAAGAACTATGCCCGCAAGGCCGGAGGCCCAATTTTGGAGTTGGCCTGCGGCACTGGCCGTCTGTTAACCAAGTTGGCTGAAAATGGTTTTGATGTTACCGGGATCGATCTCTCCGACAAAATGATTGAGGTGGCTGGCAACAACATAGGAAAACTGCCAAAGGAAATAAGGAATAGGATCAAGCTTGTCAAAGGCGACATAAGGGATTTTGGCATGGAACAAAAATTCGGGCTAATAGTTGTCGCTGATAATTCTTTTCGCGAGCTTCGCACCAGGGAAGATCAAACAACTTGTTTAAAAACCGTCCTCAAGCATTTATCGCCCAAAGGTGCATTTTTACTGACTGTCAGGCGTTTTGATCTTTCAAGTTATACTGATAGCACAAGAGAAATTCCCTGGTCAAAACCGATCAGTGATCCTTCAAATAGTCATAAAGTATCACGAAAGGTGAAGTTTACATTATCGGATGACAAAAGGCGGGTAAATGGGATCTACATTTATAGGATAGTCGATTCGCAGGGCACAACGCGGTTTGAGGAATGTCCCTTTGTTTCTCCGGTTTTGCAGGAAGAAGATTATTTTGCACTTTTAACAGAAGCAGGTTTTAAGCCGGAATTGTTTTATGATTTTAACGATCAGAAAAACAACACTGGTCAGACTCTTTGCTTTGTGTGTGGTAAATGA
- the ybgF gene encoding tol-pal system protein YbgF yields MKKTLLLVSLSLAVFMGCGMKKEYIRVTDQLDSIEVREKKIDRRTAVMDSLIQVQMGMIYELRAELKSLSSTAGEKWSIAEQQQEDNKYRPLPIGPSQPDPKGPAPEPKAEVPAETNPKKLYDASYLDITKGNYDLALAGFNEFIKRFPKHDLADNAQYWIGEGYYAQKKYEPALTEFEKVVGNYPGKDKEPAALYKMGLCLQEMGDKAKARQYWQLLVKKYPKSPEAALAKDKLK; encoded by the coding sequence ATGAAAAAAACATTGCTCTTGGTCTCACTATCCCTGGCTGTCTTCATGGGCTGCGGGATGAAGAAGGAATACATCCGGGTCACCGATCAGCTGGATTCCATCGAAGTGCGGGAGAAGAAGATCGACCGCCGGACCGCGGTGATGGACAGCCTGATCCAGGTGCAGATGGGGATGATCTACGAACTGCGGGCCGAGCTTAAAAGCCTTTCCTCCACCGCCGGGGAGAAGTGGAGCATAGCCGAGCAGCAGCAGGAGGACAACAAGTACCGCCCCCTGCCCATCGGCCCCAGTCAGCCGGACCCCAAGGGGCCGGCCCCGGAGCCGAAAGCTGAAGTTCCCGCCGAGACCAACCCCAAGAAACTTTACGATGCTTCGTATCTGGACATCACCAAGGGCAACTACGACCTGGCTTTGGCCGGGTTCAACGAGTTCATCAAGCGGTTCCCCAAGCACGACCTGGCCGACAACGCCCAGTACTGGATCGGCGAAGGGTATTACGCCCAGAAGAAGTATGAGCCGGCTTTGACCGAGTTCGAAAAAGTGGTGGGAAACTATCCGGGCAAGGACAAGGAACCGGCCGCGCTTTACAAGATGGGCCTGTGCCTCCAGGAGATGGGCGACAAGGCCAAGGCCCGGCAATACTGGCAGCTGCTGGTTAAAAAATACCCCAAAAGCCCCGAAGCCGCCCTGGCCAAGGACAAGCTGAAATAA
- the tolB gene encoding Tol-Pal system beta propeller repeat protein TolB → MKTKILLLFLTPLIICQSAFGQADVYLKLSTSERRQLELGIAPLQTLDTKASPDAAFNAQKMLDIIGDDLAFSLYFKMVYPPSLLEGYGLKKGQLDIGAWQMLGARQVLIPELKQEKKKVILKLSVFDLGIQRQVFSKAIEPDGSRATAHAASDQIIKNLSGENGVSSTKIAFSLKSGKNKELMLADYDGGGFRALTNFNSINISPDWQPGGGALAFVSFYRNRTDIVSLNLASGKTAIISQTEGLNTSPAWSPDGKSLALTLSKDGNAEIYLLSPETKELRRLTNTWAIDCSPAWSPNGRELVFNSDRPGSPQLYIMDTEGANIRRLTYQGGYNTSPSWSPRGDKIAFVSRIDGKFQVCTIDITGDNFAQLTYEGDNEDPSWSPDGLHLCFSSSRTGSHQVWRMHWDGSAQQAITNNGGSYMPAWGPAQ, encoded by the coding sequence ATGAAAACGAAAATTCTTCTCCTTTTCCTGACACCATTGATAATCTGCCAGAGTGCATTTGGCCAGGCCGACGTCTATCTGAAACTTTCCACCTCGGAGCGGCGGCAGCTGGAGTTGGGCATCGCGCCTTTGCAGACCCTGGATACCAAAGCTTCTCCCGATGCCGCGTTTAACGCCCAGAAGATGCTGGACATCATCGGCGACGACCTGGCCTTTTCCCTGTACTTCAAGATGGTCTACCCGCCGTCATTGCTGGAAGGCTACGGGCTGAAGAAGGGCCAGCTGGACATCGGGGCCTGGCAGATGCTGGGGGCCAGGCAGGTGCTGATCCCGGAGCTGAAACAGGAGAAGAAGAAGGTCATTCTTAAACTCTCGGTCTTCGACCTTGGCATCCAGCGCCAGGTATTCAGCAAGGCCATCGAGCCGGACGGCTCAAGGGCCACGGCCCACGCCGCCAGCGACCAGATCATCAAGAACCTGAGCGGCGAGAACGGCGTCTCCTCCACCAAGATAGCCTTCAGCCTGAAAAGCGGAAAGAACAAGGAACTGATGCTGGCCGATTACGACGGCGGCGGGTTCAGGGCCCTCACCAACTTCAACTCCATCAACATCTCACCCGACTGGCAGCCGGGCGGCGGGGCGCTGGCCTTCGTCTCCTTCTACCGCAACCGTACCGACATTGTTTCCCTGAACCTGGCCAGCGGCAAAACGGCCATCATCTCCCAGACCGAGGGGCTTAACACCTCTCCGGCCTGGTCCCCGGACGGAAAGTCCCTGGCTCTTACATTGTCCAAGGACGGCAACGCCGAGATCTACCTGCTGTCGCCGGAAACCAAGGAACTGCGCCGCCTCACCAATACCTGGGCCATAGACTGCTCGCCGGCCTGGTCGCCCAACGGGCGGGAACTGGTCTTCAATTCCGACCGGCCCGGCTCGCCCCAACTTTATATCATGGACACGGAAGGGGCTAACATCCGGCGGCTGACCTACCAGGGCGGCTACAACACCTCTCCCAGCTGGTCTCCCCGGGGCGACAAGATCGCTTTCGTCTCCCGGATCGACGGGAAATTCCAGGTCTGCACCATAGACATCACCGGGGACAACTTCGCCCAGCTGACCTACGAGGGCGACAACGAGGACCCCAGCTGGTCGCCGGACGGCCTGCACCTGTGCTTCTCCTCCAGCCGCACCGGCAGTCACCAGGTCTGGCGGATGCACTGGGACGGCAGCGCCCAGCAGGCCATCACCAACAACGGCGGCTCGTACATGCCTGCCTGGGGCCCGGCCCAGTAA
- a CDS encoding biopolymer transporter ExbD yields MRRPRTGLQPMAAINMTNLIDVCMVLLITFMITAPMMRSGVDVALPKSSSTKPQEEEGLTITLTSGGKIVVSNQTVSQSAFPKVISGLLAANPGQPVYLKADKTVPYGLVVEVIGQLKELKVTNLGLVTEPKLGK; encoded by the coding sequence ATGCGGCGCCCGCGCACCGGCCTGCAGCCCATGGCTGCCATCAACATGACCAATCTGATCGACGTCTGCATGGTGCTGCTGATAACCTTTATGATCACCGCCCCCATGATGCGCTCCGGGGTGGACGTGGCCTTGCCCAAGTCGTCGTCCACCAAGCCCCAGGAGGAGGAGGGCCTGACCATCACTTTGACCTCGGGCGGCAAGATCGTCGTCTCCAACCAGACCGTGTCCCAAAGCGCTTTTCCCAAGGTCATTAGCGGCCTGCTGGCGGCCAACCCCGGCCAGCCGGTCTACCTGAAGGCCGACAAGACCGTGCCCTACGGGCTGGTGGTGGAGGTGATCGGGCAGCTGAAGGAGCTGAAGGTCACCAACCTGGGCTTGGTGACAGAACCCAAGCTGGGGAAATAG
- the pal gene encoding peptidoglycan-associated lipoprotein Pal translates to MNKYFTVIAMCLILALGFGCTKKQTVKQEEPIKQPEVAIQTPPVATPPAEAQPVVPKIEFKTIFFAFDSYSLNEEGKALLNQAGGLLRSYPDVALRLEGHCDERGTAEYNLALGEKRANAVREYLENLGVSRSRLSTVSFGKEKPAVAGNDEASWAKNRRVEIVPAAK, encoded by the coding sequence ATGAACAAATATTTTACCGTAATTGCGATGTGCCTGATCCTGGCGCTTGGTTTTGGCTGTACCAAAAAGCAGACCGTGAAACAGGAAGAACCCATCAAACAACCGGAGGTGGCTATTCAAACACCGCCTGTGGCCACCCCGCCGGCCGAGGCCCAGCCGGTGGTTCCTAAGATAGAATTCAAGACGATATTCTTCGCCTTTGATTCCTATTCCCTGAACGAAGAGGGCAAGGCTTTGCTTAACCAGGCCGGCGGCCTGCTGCGCAGTTATCCCGATGTCGCCCTGCGGCTGGAAGGCCACTGCGACGAGCGGGGCACGGCCGAATATAACCTGGCCCTGGGCGAAAAGCGGGCCAACGCCGTCCGGGAGTACCTGGAGAACCTGGGCGTCAGCCGCTCCCGGCTGTCCACCGTCAGCTTCGGCAAGGAAAAACCCGCCGTAGCAGGCAACGATGAAGCCAGCTGGGCCAAGAACCGCAGGGTGGAGATCGTTCCGGCAGCCAAATAG
- a CDS encoding phosphomannomutase/phosphoglucomutase, which produces MPVNPKIFKAYDIRGVYPNELDEAQAKEIGRALVDHLNCKTVAVGRDMRTSSQPLFTALAEGITMQGAQVIDVGLVSTDGLYFAVGKFGFDAGVMITASHNPAQYNGLKICQANAIPLSGDEGLNQMRDLINQGKLKTGASKGTIISRDIDLDYISHCLSFVDHKKIWGYKIAVDAGNGMAGRTIPPIFRQLPGTLVPMFFDLDGTFPNHPASPIEPENIAALQETVVKEHCDFGAAFDGDADRMFLVDEKGRGLAGSDVAALVSKMLLKKNPGSAILYNAICSRCVKETVEKYGGKAVRSKVGHALIKPLMREHNAIFGGEHSGHFYFRDNWFADSGLIAFLVCWQLISEENKPLSQLVDEIDRYVRIPETNTTVQDIPGKLAELEKIYSAKGAQLDHLDGLTISYPDWWANIRPSNTEPLLRLNVEAESQSLLDQKSEELLKTIRS; this is translated from the coding sequence ATGCCGGTCAATCCAAAAATATTCAAGGCCTACGACATCCGCGGGGTCTATCCCAATGAGCTGGACGAGGCCCAGGCCAAGGAGATCGGGCGGGCTTTGGTGGACCACCTGAACTGCAAGACCGTGGCCGTGGGCCGGGACATGCGGACCTCGTCCCAGCCGCTGTTCACCGCCCTGGCTGAGGGCATCACCATGCAAGGGGCTCAGGTGATAGACGTGGGGCTGGTCTCCACCGACGGCCTGTATTTTGCGGTGGGCAAGTTCGGCTTTGATGCCGGGGTGATGATCACCGCCAGCCACAATCCGGCCCAGTACAACGGCCTGAAGATCTGCCAGGCCAACGCCATCCCGCTTTCCGGGGACGAGGGCCTGAACCAGATGCGGGACCTGATAAACCAGGGCAAGCTGAAAACGGGGGCCTCCAAGGGAACGATAATATCCCGGGACATAGACCTGGATTACATCAGCCACTGTCTGTCGTTTGTGGACCACAAGAAGATCTGGGGATACAAGATAGCGGTGGACGCCGGCAACGGCATGGCCGGGCGCACCATCCCGCCCATTTTCCGCCAGCTGCCGGGCACCCTGGTGCCGATGTTCTTTGACCTGGACGGGACCTTCCCCAACCACCCGGCCAGTCCCATAGAGCCGGAGAACATCGCGGCCCTGCAGGAGACGGTGGTCAAGGAACACTGCGACTTTGGGGCGGCTTTTGACGGCGACGCCGACCGGATGTTCTTAGTGGACGAGAAGGGCCGGGGCCTGGCCGGCTCGGACGTGGCGGCCCTGGTTTCCAAAATGCTGTTGAAGAAGAACCCCGGCTCGGCCATATTGTACAACGCCATCTGTTCCCGCTGCGTCAAGGAGACTGTGGAGAAATACGGGGGCAAGGCCGTGCGCAGCAAGGTGGGCCACGCCCTGATCAAGCCGCTGATGCGGGAACACAACGCCATTTTCGGCGGCGAGCACTCCGGGCATTTCTACTTTAGGGACAACTGGTTCGCCGATTCCGGGCTGATAGCCTTCCTGGTCTGCTGGCAGTTGATCTCCGAGGAGAACAAGCCGCTGTCCCAGCTGGTGGACGAGATAGACCGCTATGTGCGCATTCCCGAGACCAACACCACCGTGCAGGACATCCCGGGGAAACTGGCCGAGCTGGAGAAGATCTATTCCGCCAAAGGCGCCCAGCTGGACCATTTGGACGGTTTGACCATTTCCTATCCCGACTGGTGGGCCAACATCCGGCCCTCCAACACCGAGCCTCTGCTGAGGCTGAACGTGGAGGCGGAGTCGCAGTCACTTTTAGATCAAAAGTCAGAAGAATTGTTGAAAACAATAAGATCTTAA
- a CDS encoding MotA/TolQ/ExbB proton channel family protein: MFHTFAKGSVWGLILGYDVFTNLIMFSLVYLSVYSWSVIIYKHRYFKKIKQANKKFMESFRRRKTFNDPFKSANPDSASFSVLAEGLAEAHRLSGGEQVSFPLEVLPNIQAAMERSIGQQEEDLSGKLISLASITSISPLLGLLGTVWGIMIAFVDIKNFGSSSIQVVAPGIAEALVTTIAGLVVAIPASMAYNAFNTNIRQMTLEMENLSSEFLGDLRMHSVYGGK, translated from the coding sequence ATGTTCCACACTTTCGCCAAGGGCTCCGTCTGGGGCCTGATCCTGGGCTACGACGTATTCACCAACCTGATCATGTTCTCGCTGGTCTACCTCTCGGTCTATTCCTGGTCGGTGATAATATACAAGCATCGCTATTTCAAGAAAATAAAACAGGCCAACAAGAAGTTCATGGAATCCTTCCGCCGGCGCAAGACCTTCAACGACCCCTTCAAGTCCGCCAACCCCGATTCCGCCAGCTTCTCCGTGCTGGCCGAGGGCCTGGCCGAGGCCCACCGCCTTTCCGGCGGCGAGCAGGTCTCCTTTCCGCTGGAGGTGCTGCCCAACATCCAGGCGGCCATGGAGCGGTCCATCGGCCAGCAGGAGGAGGACCTTTCCGGCAAGCTGATCTCGCTGGCCTCCATCACCAGCATCTCCCCGCTGCTGGGCCTGCTGGGAACGGTCTGGGGCATCATGATCGCCTTTGTGGACATCAAAAATTTCGGGTCGTCAAGCATTCAGGTGGTGGCCCCGGGGATAGCCGAGGCCCTGGTGACCACCATCGCCGGGCTGGTGGTGGCCATCCCGGCCTCCATGGCCTACAACGCCTTCAACACCAACATCCGCCAGATGACGCTGGAGATGGAGAACCTGTCCTCGGAATTTTTGGGCGACCTGAGGATGCACTCGGTCTACGGAGGAAAGTAA
- a CDS encoding tetratricopeptide repeat protein, producing the protein MGLGFLLYFRALGLGYVSLDDEHLIVQNYPHISNHANLPQAFLKDVYWRNPGTYYRPLLNVSLMLDAAWGGTKPFAYHFTNILLHLACGLLIFAFFQKLGFGRLRSFADSLFYIAHPALVQAAAWIPGRNDTLLTLMILAGFIFLIRYLEKHKVYDLFGHFIFFGLACLTKEAAVVFPVMGLVFIWAGFKENLSLKKLTPLITGWVIILAGWYGMRWLAISPAVNAHERQFANFKEILIGLVSYTGKVFFPFNLSVLPLAGDVKIFWGLMAIALMLALALVKGIHNRKMFFFGLGWYLLFLLPTFVKLAGQINYLEHRLYLPLTGVVVMLLETNLVRKITLKPALMAGLPVLIVFGVLATRHIADFKSDQTFWGNAARTSPNSGLAHQMLGRAWVRAQQPALAEWEFLRAAQLDPKGPSIPNDLALLYLDYGRFQKAGEQFQKVLQLDPNYANVRNNLALVYFNLGMLDSSRHQLQEAIRLDPSAPQPYDNLGVLLMQAGKLDSAEYHLKKALSLNPADSAARQHFSQLQQLKGSR; encoded by the coding sequence ATGGGCCTGGGGTTCCTCCTCTATTTCCGGGCCTTGGGCCTGGGCTATGTTTCCCTGGACGACGAACATCTGATCGTCCAAAACTACCCTCACATCTCAAATCATGCCAACCTGCCCCAGGCCTTTCTCAAAGACGTCTACTGGCGCAACCCCGGAACCTACTACCGTCCGCTGTTGAACGTATCGCTGATGCTGGACGCCGCCTGGGGCGGCACGAAGCCCTTTGCCTATCACTTTACCAACATCCTGCTGCACCTGGCTTGCGGCCTGCTTATATTTGCTTTTTTCCAGAAGCTTGGGTTTGGCCGGTTGCGGTCTTTCGCCGACTCGTTGTTCTACATAGCCCACCCGGCGCTGGTCCAGGCTGCGGCCTGGATCCCCGGACGCAACGATACCCTGCTGACCCTGATGATCCTGGCCGGGTTCATATTTCTGATCCGCTATCTTGAGAAACACAAGGTCTACGATCTTTTTGGACACTTTATTTTCTTCGGGCTGGCCTGCCTGACCAAGGAAGCAGCCGTGGTCTTTCCGGTCATGGGGCTCGTTTTTATCTGGGCCGGTTTCAAAGAAAATCTGTCTTTAAAAAAACTGACCCCATTGATCACTGGTTGGGTCATCATACTGGCCGGTTGGTACGGGATGCGGTGGCTGGCTATCTCTCCGGCGGTCAACGCCCACGAAAGACAGTTCGCCAACTTTAAGGAAATTCTGATAGGTTTGGTCTCCTACACCGGCAAAGTCTTTTTCCCCTTCAATCTATCAGTCCTGCCGCTGGCCGGGGACGTCAAGATATTCTGGGGTCTGATGGCAATAGCGCTGATGCTTGCCTTGGCGCTGGTCAAAGGGATCCACAATCGTAAAATGTTCTTCTTTGGGTTAGGCTGGTACCTGCTGTTCCTGCTGCCCACCTTCGTCAAACTGGCCGGGCAGATCAACTACCTGGAACACAGGCTCTACCTGCCGCTGACCGGCGTGGTGGTAATGCTGCTGGAAACGAACCTCGTCCGAAAAATCACCCTGAAACCAGCGCTGATGGCCGGATTGCCCGTCCTTATTGTCTTCGGGGTGCTTGCGACAAGGCACATTGCCGACTTTAAAAGTGACCAGACATTCTGGGGCAACGCCGCCCGAACCTCGCCCAACTCAGGCCTGGCCCACCAAATGCTGGGAAGGGCATGGGTAAGGGCACAGCAGCCGGCTTTGGCCGAGTGGGAATTCCTGCGGGCCGCGCAACTGGATCCCAAAGGGCCGTCGATACCCAACGACCTGGCCCTGCTGTACCTGGATTATGGCAGATTTCAAAAGGCGGGGGAGCAATTCCAGAAAGTGCTGCAGCTTGACCCTAACTACGCCAATGTCCGCAACAACCTGGCGCTGGTATATTTCAACCTGGGGATGCTGGATTCTTCGCGACATCAGCTTCAGGAGGCCATCAGGCTTGATCCTTCGGCCCCCCAGCCGTACGACAATCTGGGCGTGCTTTTAATGCAGGCAGGCAAACTGGATTCTGCCGAATATCATTTGAAGAAAGCACTTTCCCTGAACCCCGCTGACTCGGCGGCCCGACAGCATTTTTCCCAACTCCAACAATTAAAAGGAAGCAGATAA
- a CDS encoding GIY-YIG nuclease family protein, which translates to MEHSPGSYYTGSTKDLAKRLNEHDNLLGANYTKKKHPVRLVYYEEYPRIDTAFYREKQVQGWNHAKKKALIEGKKNKLPLLAKNYTQFGKYEEPVVSTSSTTGDDV; encoded by the coding sequence TTGGAGCATTCCCCTGGCAGTTATTATACCGGGAGCACAAAGGATCTGGCAAAAAGGTTAAATGAGCACGACAATCTTCTTGGTGCAAACTATACAAAGAAGAAACATCCGGTTCGGTTGGTTTATTACGAAGAGTATCCAAGAATTGACACTGCTTTTTATCGGGAAAAACAGGTTCAAGGCTGGAACCATGCCAAGAAGAAAGCATTGATTGAGGGGAAAAAGAATAAACTGCCGTTGTTGGCTAAAAATTATACGCAGTTTGGGAAGTATGAAGAGCCGGTTGTTTCGACAAGCTCAACAACCGGAGATGATGTCTGA
- a CDS encoding TonB C-terminal domain-containing protein: MRSKVYMKKAFVISFFIHLAFLLGIFGASYILKASAKPIYPQIYQVSLVSLPAAVSEGSEESGAREMVGPQLPDDKAMKEPSAKKEKPKADKKAKDTTKAKAASPKSNTTGLAKGMKILSSEGGVPSDNYYLALILSKISQNWNNPYQGKRETVRAQVYFRIDKNGKLQEVKIENSSGDAIFDQSALRAVYEAKVFPPLPEEMKLATLGVHFEFEYVK; the protein is encoded by the coding sequence GTGAGGTCAAAAGTATACATGAAAAAAGCCTTCGTCATATCATTCTTCATCCACCTGGCATTTTTGCTGGGCATCTTCGGCGCTTCCTACATCCTTAAAGCGTCGGCCAAGCCCATCTATCCCCAGATCTACCAGGTCAGCCTGGTCTCATTGCCGGCCGCGGTGTCCGAGGGTTCCGAGGAATCAGGAGCCAGGGAAATGGTGGGACCGCAGCTACCGGATGACAAGGCCATGAAAGAACCTTCGGCCAAAAAGGAAAAGCCCAAGGCTGACAAGAAAGCCAAAGACACCACAAAGGCCAAAGCAGCATCCCCAAAATCCAATACCACCGGGCTGGCCAAGGGCATGAAGATACTGTCCTCAGAGGGTGGCGTACCGTCAGACAACTATTACTTGGCGCTGATCCTGTCCAAGATCAGCCAGAACTGGAACAACCCCTACCAGGGAAAAAGGGAAACGGTACGGGCCCAGGTCTATTTTAGGATAGACAAGAACGGGAAACTGCAGGAGGTGAAGATCGAGAACTCCTCCGGGGACGCCATCTTCGACCAGTCGGCTCTGCGGGCGGTGTACGAGGCCAAAGTGTTTCCGCCGCTACCCGAGGAGATGAAACTGGCCACCTTGGGGGTGCATTTTGAGTTTGAGTACGTGAAGTGA
- a CDS encoding tetratricopeptide repeat protein, translated as MSGKNAAAAGNIFRSMTASWRPYVLLALVVAGLYAQTLRFDFSGHDDYQLIKEKAGMLTNLANVLKAFETDVVWGHQEMYYRPVLTLSFMADAIWGGMKPFAFHLGNLLLHLLAVLLLFRFLSRLGIPPGRGLVASLFFAVHPLLAQGVGWIPGRNDPLLTVLVLGSFLAFIEYLQKGSNWVLDAHLVLFLLALLSKETAVFLPVMAFVYWLLSRKNDKNDGGVNIILPIAGWIMMAAVYYLLRMNAIKPGAGVAAARVNTLSQNLTGFVSYIGKVFFPFKLSGDPIPADLPVGYGLFSLAGLAAVFILGGIRDRKLFWFGLSWFILFLVPTFLGNTSYANFAEHRMYLPLCGFAVMLLQSGLKLSSRPERTAAAAVVTIWLLAFVLLNVLHTRNYANRFSYWGNTVKNSPHSYHAHNMLGRCYAQEGSYARAEEEFIISWKMNPQHTTAYNDLGLLYLGQGRAGEAEAVFRELLAREPSNAGARNNLGLLYLQQNRLDEAEREFLESAKLNPGKAEIYDNLGVVHFKRGSLPQAEQYFLQAAALDPEDIKVNFHLASLYYRAREYPKAIDHYDKAISLGMTPDARVEEALRPHRR; from the coding sequence ATGTCCGGTAAGAATGCGGCAGCGGCCGGAAATATTTTTCGCTCTATGACAGCTTCCTGGCGGCCGTATGTCCTGTTGGCTCTGGTGGTAGCGGGTCTTTATGCCCAGACCCTGCGCTTTGATTTTTCCGGCCACGACGACTACCAGCTCATCAAGGAAAAGGCCGGGATGCTTACCAACCTGGCCAATGTCCTGAAAGCCTTTGAAACAGACGTGGTCTGGGGACATCAGGAGATGTATTATCGCCCGGTGCTGACGCTTTCCTTCATGGCCGACGCCATCTGGGGCGGGATGAAACCCTTCGCCTTTCATCTGGGCAACCTGCTGCTGCACCTGCTGGCGGTGCTTTTACTGTTCCGGTTCCTGTCGCGGCTGGGAATACCTCCCGGGCGGGGCTTGGTGGCCTCCCTGTTCTTTGCCGTGCACCCGCTGCTGGCCCAGGGGGTGGGCTGGATCCCCGGCCGGAACGACCCGCTTTTGACAGTATTGGTTTTGGGTTCGTTCCTGGCTTTCATTGAATACCTCCAAAAAGGAAGTAATTGGGTTTTGGACGCCCATTTAGTGCTCTTCCTCCTGGCACTGCTTAGCAAAGAGACCGCGGTTTTCCTGCCGGTCATGGCTTTTGTCTATTGGCTGCTTTCAAGGAAGAATGACAAAAATGACGGCGGCGTGAATATCATTTTGCCGATAGCGGGATGGATAATGATGGCTGCGGTCTATTATTTATTAAGGATGAACGCAATTAAGCCCGGGGCCGGCGTGGCCGCCGCCAGGGTCAATACCTTATCCCAGAACCTGACGGGGTTTGTAAGCTATATCGGCAAAGTGTTCTTCCCCTTTAAACTATCCGGGGACCCGATCCCGGCCGATCTGCCGGTAGGCTACGGCTTGTTCTCTCTGGCCGGGCTGGCCGCCGTATTTATCCTGGGAGGCATCAGGGACCGGAAGCTGTTCTGGTTCGGTCTGTCGTGGTTCATCTTGTTCCTGGTGCCGACCTTTTTGGGCAACACCTCCTATGCCAATTTTGCCGAGCACCGGATGTACCTTCCCCTGTGCGGTTTTGCAGTGATGCTGCTCCAGTCGGGCCTGAAGCTGTCAAGCCGCCCGGAGCGAACGGCTGCGGCCGCCGTCGTTACGATCTGGCTGCTGGCTTTTGTCCTGCTGAATGTTCTTCACACAAGAAACTATGCCAATCGGTTCAGCTACTGGGGCAACACCGTAAAGAATTCCCCCCATTCCTATCATGCCCATAACATGCTGGGCCGGTGCTATGCCCAGGAGGGGTCCTACGCCAGGGCGGAGGAGGAATTCATCATTTCCTGGAAGATGAATCCGCAGCACACCACAGCCTATAACGATCTGGGGCTGCTGTATCTGGGCCAGGGCCGGGCCGGCGAGGCCGAGGCGGTCTTCCGGGAACTGCTGGCCAGGGAGCCTTCCAATGCCGGGGCCCGCAATAATCTGGGCCTGCTTTACCTGCAGCAGAACCGGCTGGACGAAGCCGAACGGGAGTTTCTGGAGTCGGCAAAATTGAACCCCGGCAAGGCGGAGATTTACGATAACCTGGGGGTGGTCCATTTTAAACGGGGATCGCTTCCCCAGGCCGAACAATATTTTCTGCAGGCGGCGGCGCTTGATCCCGAAGACATAAAAGTGAACTTTCATCTGGCCTCGCTGTACTACCGGGCCCGGGAATATCCAAAAGCCATTGATCATTATGACAAAGCGATAAGTCTGGGGATGACCCCTGATGCCAGGGTGGAGGAGGCTCTGAGGCCCCACCGGCGTTGA